The following are from one region of the Salmo trutta chromosome 20, fSalTru1.1, whole genome shotgun sequence genome:
- the LOC115155987 gene encoding CD276 antigen homolog isoform X2 codes for MARLISICIWLLSVVDSSQISSHLIIGILGKSIMLPCSLNSSAPVVPARLTFYWTARLKHQKEDQVVHALYNGKENNDHQFPFYRNRTQIFKDQLSSGNFSLLLKDLRVEDDLTTFFLFYHQEDGNYNTLNQNKEMCLTTVKVAKSYHKPIVTVNYEEWKAECTSQGGYPKPRLTWTNQNGLLDPEVPQIVQDPGSGTMNISSTVNITENQTVTCAIFNPTLKETLNTTRSTGEEQVGLSSGIKAGIGVVAVAVIGSALVFVCWKKSMQQNGADTQEMGPLRHSVCSNVCFTTKC; via the exons ATGGCCAGACTAATATCTATTTGTATTTGGCTGTTATCAG TTGTAGACTCATCTCAGATATCGAGCCATCTCATCATTGGGATTCTTGGAAAGTCCATCATGTTGCCTTGCAGCCTGAATTCCTCTGCACCCGTTGTCCCAGCAAGACTCACATTCTACTGGACAGCAAGACTCAAGCACCAGAAAGAGGACCAAGTGGTCCATGCCTTATACAACGGGAAAGAGAACAACGACCACCAATTTCCATTCTACAGAAACAGGACGCAAATCTTCAAGGACCAGCTTTCTTCTGGGAATTTCTCCCTCTTGCTCAAAGATTTAAGGGTTGAAGATGACCTCACAACTTTTTTCCTCTTTTATCATCAAGAGGATGGAAATTACAACACACTTAACCAAAACAAAGAGATGTGCTTGACCACTGTAAAAGTAGCAA AAAGCTACCATAAACCCATTGTGACAGTGAACTATGAAGAATGGAAGGCAGAATGCACTTCTCAGGGAGGCTACCCTAAACCTAGACTGACCTGGACCAATCAGAATGGCTTACTAGACCCCGAAGTTCCTCAGATTGTTCAGGATCCAGGAAGTGGAACAATGAACATTTCCAGCACGGTGAACATCACAGAGAATCAGACTGTGACGTGCGCCATCTTCAACCCGACTCTGAAAGAGACCTTGAACACCACAAGATCAACAG GCGAGGAGCAGGTGGGCCTCTCGAGCGGCATAAAAGCAGGGATTGgtgttgttgctgttgctgtgaTTGGGTCAGCACTGGTGTTTGTCTGCTGGAAAA AGAGCATGCAACAGAATGGTGCCGATACACAGGAGATGGGCCCACTACGACATAGTGTGTGCTCCAATGTGTGCTTTACTACAAAGTGTTAA
- the LOC115155987 gene encoding CD276 antigen homolog isoform X1 has protein sequence MARLISICIWLLSVVDSSQISSHLIIGILGKSIMLPCSLNSSAPVVPARLTFYWTARLKHQKEDQVVHALYNGKENNDHQFPFYRNRTQIFKDQLSSGNFSLLLKDLRVEDDLTTFFLFYHQEDGNYNTLNQNKEMCLTTVKVAKSYHKPIVTVNYEEWKAECTSQGGYPKPRLTWTNQNGLLDPEVPQIVQDPGSGTMNISSTVNITENQTVTCAIFNPTLKETLNTTRSTGEEQVGLSSGIKAGIGVVAVAVIGSALVFVCWKSESCNCYLSSQLSFMSQRNLLNEYHDIKQLSLCHSREHATEWCRYTGDGPTTT, from the exons ATGGCCAGACTAATATCTATTTGTATTTGGCTGTTATCAG TTGTAGACTCATCTCAGATATCGAGCCATCTCATCATTGGGATTCTTGGAAAGTCCATCATGTTGCCTTGCAGCCTGAATTCCTCTGCACCCGTTGTCCCAGCAAGACTCACATTCTACTGGACAGCAAGACTCAAGCACCAGAAAGAGGACCAAGTGGTCCATGCCTTATACAACGGGAAAGAGAACAACGACCACCAATTTCCATTCTACAGAAACAGGACGCAAATCTTCAAGGACCAGCTTTCTTCTGGGAATTTCTCCCTCTTGCTCAAAGATTTAAGGGTTGAAGATGACCTCACAACTTTTTTCCTCTTTTATCATCAAGAGGATGGAAATTACAACACACTTAACCAAAACAAAGAGATGTGCTTGACCACTGTAAAAGTAGCAA AAAGCTACCATAAACCCATTGTGACAGTGAACTATGAAGAATGGAAGGCAGAATGCACTTCTCAGGGAGGCTACCCTAAACCTAGACTGACCTGGACCAATCAGAATGGCTTACTAGACCCCGAAGTTCCTCAGATTGTTCAGGATCCAGGAAGTGGAACAATGAACATTTCCAGCACGGTGAACATCACAGAGAATCAGACTGTGACGTGCGCCATCTTCAACCCGACTCTGAAAGAGACCTTGAACACCACAAGATCAACAG GCGAGGAGCAGGTGGGCCTCTCGAGCGGCATAAAAGCAGGGATTGgtgttgttgctgttgctgtgaTTGGGTCAGCACTGGTGTTTGTCTGCTGGAAAAGTGAGTCATGCAATTGTTATCTTTCATCACAGTTGAGTTTCATGTCACAGCGGAATCTCCTGAATGAATATCATGACATTAAGCAACTCTCTCTTTGTCACTCCAGAGAGCATGCAACAGAATGGTGCCGATACACAGGAGATGGGCCCACTACGACATAG
- the LOC115155987 gene encoding CD276 antigen homolog isoform X3, translating into MLPCSLNSSAPVVPARLTFYWTARLKHQKEDQVVHALYNGKENNDHQFPFYRNRTQIFKDQLSSGNFSLLLKDLRVEDDLTTFFLFYHQEDGNYNTLNQNKEMCLTTVKVAKSYHKPIVTVNYEEWKAECTSQGGYPKPRLTWTNQNGLLDPEVPQIVQDPGSGTMNISSTVNITENQTVTCAIFNPTLKETLNTTRSTGEEQVGLSSGIKAGIGVVAVAVIGSALVFVCWKSESCNCYLSSQLSFMSQRNLLNEYHDIKQLSLCHSREHATEWCRYTGDGPTTT; encoded by the exons ATGTTGCCTTGCAGCCTGAATTCCTCTGCACCCGTTGTCCCAGCAAGACTCACATTCTACTGGACAGCAAGACTCAAGCACCAGAAAGAGGACCAAGTGGTCCATGCCTTATACAACGGGAAAGAGAACAACGACCACCAATTTCCATTCTACAGAAACAGGACGCAAATCTTCAAGGACCAGCTTTCTTCTGGGAATTTCTCCCTCTTGCTCAAAGATTTAAGGGTTGAAGATGACCTCACAACTTTTTTCCTCTTTTATCATCAAGAGGATGGAAATTACAACACACTTAACCAAAACAAAGAGATGTGCTTGACCACTGTAAAAGTAGCAA AAAGCTACCATAAACCCATTGTGACAGTGAACTATGAAGAATGGAAGGCAGAATGCACTTCTCAGGGAGGCTACCCTAAACCTAGACTGACCTGGACCAATCAGAATGGCTTACTAGACCCCGAAGTTCCTCAGATTGTTCAGGATCCAGGAAGTGGAACAATGAACATTTCCAGCACGGTGAACATCACAGAGAATCAGACTGTGACGTGCGCCATCTTCAACCCGACTCTGAAAGAGACCTTGAACACCACAAGATCAACAG GCGAGGAGCAGGTGGGCCTCTCGAGCGGCATAAAAGCAGGGATTGgtgttgttgctgttgctgtgaTTGGGTCAGCACTGGTGTTTGTCTGCTGGAAAAGTGAGTCATGCAATTGTTATCTTTCATCACAGTTGAGTTTCATGTCACAGCGGAATCTCCTGAATGAATATCATGACATTAAGCAACTCTCTCTTTGTCACTCCAGAGAGCATGCAACAGAATGGTGCCGATACACAGGAGATGGGCCCACTACGACATAG